In Streptomyces sp. NBC_01381, a genomic segment contains:
- a CDS encoding branched-chain amino acid ABC transporter permease: protein MHELPQQLVNGLLLGSMYGLIAIGYTMVYGIVQLINFAHGEIFMVGGFGALTVWLWLPGGTSMWLALPLMLIGAVIVSTLIAVGAERFAYRPLRGAPRLAPLITAIGLSLALQQAVWAWYPNAKSSRTFPEIPGDSIHMGSITIQPGDIFLLITAPICMFALGWFVMKTRVGRGMQATAQDPDTAKLMGVNTDRVIVVAFAIGAAFAGIAAVAYGFRYGEVQFRMGFLWGLKAFTAAVLGGIGNIYGAMLGGLVLGVAEAMATAYMNDIPGMSQLGGQSWADVWAFVLLIVVLLVRPQGLLGERVADRA from the coding sequence GTGCACGAACTGCCGCAACAGCTGGTCAATGGCCTGCTACTGGGATCCATGTACGGCCTGATCGCCATCGGCTACACAATGGTCTATGGCATCGTCCAGCTCATCAACTTTGCCCACGGCGAGATCTTCATGGTCGGCGGCTTCGGCGCCCTCACCGTGTGGCTCTGGCTGCCGGGCGGCACCAGCATGTGGCTCGCCCTGCCGCTCATGCTCATAGGCGCCGTCATCGTCTCCACCCTCATAGCGGTCGGAGCCGAACGCTTCGCCTACCGCCCACTGCGCGGCGCACCCCGCCTCGCACCCCTCATCACCGCCATCGGCCTCTCGCTGGCTCTGCAGCAGGCCGTCTGGGCCTGGTACCCCAACGCGAAGTCGTCCCGCACGTTCCCCGAGATACCCGGCGACTCCATCCACATGGGCTCCATCACCATCCAGCCCGGCGACATCTTCCTGCTGATCACCGCACCGATCTGCATGTTCGCCCTCGGCTGGTTCGTGATGAAGACCCGCGTCGGCCGCGGTATGCAGGCCACCGCGCAGGACCCCGACACCGCCAAGCTGATGGGTGTCAACACCGACCGCGTCATCGTCGTCGCCTTCGCGATCGGCGCCGCCTTCGCCGGCATCGCCGCCGTCGCGTACGGCTTCCGGTACGGCGAGGTCCAGTTCCGCATGGGCTTCCTCTGGGGCCTCAAGGCGTTCACCGCGGCCGTCCTCGGCGGCATCGGCAACATCTACGGCGCCATGCTCGGCGGCCTCGTCCTCGGCGTCGCCGAAGCCATGGCCACCGCCTACATGAACGACATCCCCGGCATGAGCCAGCTCGGCGGGCAGTCCTGGGCCGACGTCTGGGCCTTCGTACTCCTCATCGTCGTACTCCTCGTCAGGCCACAAGGTCTCCTTGGCGAGCGCGTCGCGGACAGGGCGTGA
- a CDS encoding transcriptional regulator, with protein MYDIGTRKRALTLVSQGRSLNSVSKETGISRAAIRSWQTRIEPLPWNRAAPCPRCGDAPSKPQDPAAYSYLLGLYLGDGCISAGRRGVYFMRIVCADAWPGLIEACEAAIRAARPDNRVCRVKKQGCVAVTCSSKHWPCLFPQHGPGKKHNRTIALEPWQQEIVDSHPWEFIRGLIHSDGCRITNWTTRLVDGERKRYEYPRYFFTNLSGDIIRLYTDTLDRLGVSWRPANPRNISVARKDSVALMDTHIGPKY; from the coding sequence ATGTACGACATCGGCACACGCAAGCGGGCCCTCACGCTCGTCAGCCAAGGTCGCAGCCTGAACTCCGTCAGCAAGGAAACCGGCATATCGCGGGCCGCGATCCGCTCCTGGCAAACCCGTATCGAGCCGCTCCCCTGGAATCGGGCGGCCCCATGTCCACGTTGCGGTGACGCCCCCTCGAAGCCTCAAGACCCCGCCGCGTACTCCTACTTGCTCGGCCTCTACCTTGGCGACGGCTGCATCAGCGCGGGCCGACGAGGTGTCTACTTCATGCGCATCGTGTGCGCCGACGCCTGGCCCGGCTTGATCGAGGCGTGTGAAGCGGCCATCCGCGCCGCGCGCCCGGACAACCGCGTATGCCGTGTCAAGAAACAGGGCTGCGTCGCGGTCACCTGCTCCAGCAAGCACTGGCCGTGCCTCTTTCCCCAGCACGGCCCCGGAAAGAAACACAACCGCACCATCGCCCTCGAACCCTGGCAACAGGAGATCGTCGACTCCCACCCCTGGGAGTTCATCCGCGGCCTCATCCACTCCGACGGCTGCCGCATCACCAACTGGACGACCCGCCTCGTCGACGGCGAGCGCAAGCGCTACGAGTACCCCCGGTACTTCTTCACCAACCTGTCGGGCGACATCATCCGGCTCTACACCGACACTCTCGACAGACTTGGCGTCAGTTGGAGACCGGCCAACCCCCGCAACATTTCCGTCGCCCGCAAGGATTCTGTAGCCCTCATGGACACCCACATCGGCCCCAAATACTGA
- a CDS encoding alkyl/aryl-sulfatase — protein sequence MTPPPLNRRSFVVAAAGAAAAAMALNPHTASAIDREGTDKGGDDFADADRGFIAALVPGVVKNAKGDVVWDNDAYAFLKKDAPKTANKSLWRQSQLVSKQGLYKVTDRIYQVRGLDLSNMTIIEGDTGIIVVDPLISAETAAAALKLYRGHRGEKKVTGVIYTHPHVDHFGGCRGVLPAGSEDGVPILAPDGFMEHAVSENVYAGTAMQRRSGYMYGALLAKSPVGQIGCGLGQTVSVGSIGLIPPTKDITETGQVETVDGVRFEFQMTPGTEAPAEMNFVLPELRAVCMAENATHTMHNIITLRGAQVRDARQWARYLDESVVLFGGRVDVAFASHHWPTWGGDTIVELLEQQRDLYAYMHDQTLRMINAGMTGREIAEEIELPPALAGVWANRGYYGSLSHNVKGIYQRYMGWFDGNPAHLWEHPPVEEAKRYVKAMGGRTATVAKAKAFAGSGDLRFAVTLLNHVVFADPGHKAAKSELAKLYTKLGQASENAVWRNFYLVGAQELREGVRDSPTSVTSADMLMALSVDQLIDSVAVRINGPRAWELKLRMDWSLPALGKVWHLTLRNGVLTYRSDAEKNPDAGVTLTMTKPQLLAMLGGKGLGDIEVEGDASLLSDLLGVVDKPDPAFAIVTP from the coding sequence ATGACTCCCCCTCCCCTGAACCGGCGCAGCTTCGTCGTAGCCGCCGCGGGTGCCGCCGCGGCAGCCATGGCCCTGAACCCTCACACCGCTTCCGCGATCGACCGCGAAGGCACGGACAAGGGCGGAGACGACTTCGCCGACGCCGACAGGGGGTTCATCGCCGCCCTCGTACCCGGTGTCGTCAAGAACGCCAAGGGCGATGTCGTCTGGGACAACGACGCGTACGCCTTCCTGAAGAAGGACGCCCCCAAGACCGCGAACAAGAGCCTGTGGCGGCAGTCCCAGCTCGTGTCGAAGCAGGGCCTCTACAAGGTCACCGACCGCATCTACCAGGTGCGCGGCCTCGATCTGTCGAACATGACGATCATCGAGGGCGACACCGGCATCATCGTCGTCGACCCGCTGATCTCGGCGGAGACCGCGGCCGCCGCGCTCAAGCTGTACCGCGGGCACCGGGGCGAGAAGAAGGTCACCGGGGTCATCTACACCCACCCCCACGTCGACCACTTCGGCGGCTGTCGCGGTGTGCTGCCGGCAGGATCCGAGGACGGCGTTCCGATCCTGGCGCCCGACGGGTTCATGGAACACGCGGTCTCCGAGAACGTGTACGCGGGTACGGCGATGCAGCGGCGTTCCGGGTACATGTACGGCGCCCTGCTGGCCAAGTCCCCTGTGGGGCAGATCGGTTGTGGGCTCGGGCAGACCGTTTCCGTCGGGTCGATCGGGCTGATACCGCCGACCAAGGACATCACGGAGACCGGGCAGGTCGAGACCGTCGACGGGGTGCGGTTCGAGTTCCAGATGACGCCGGGGACCGAGGCGCCCGCGGAGATGAACTTCGTGCTCCCGGAGCTGCGTGCCGTCTGCATGGCGGAGAACGCGACGCACACGATGCACAACATCATCACGTTGCGTGGCGCGCAGGTGCGGGATGCCCGGCAGTGGGCGCGTTACCTCGACGAGTCGGTGGTGCTGTTCGGCGGTCGGGTCGATGTCGCCTTCGCCTCGCATCACTGGCCGACGTGGGGTGGCGACACGATCGTCGAGCTGCTCGAGCAGCAGCGGGATCTGTACGCGTACATGCATGACCAGACGCTGCGGATGATCAACGCGGGGATGACGGGGCGCGAGATCGCCGAGGAGATCGAGTTGCCGCCCGCGCTCGCCGGGGTGTGGGCGAACCGGGGGTACTACGGCTCGCTCAGTCATAACGTGAAGGGCATCTATCAGCGGTACATGGGGTGGTTCGACGGGAATCCCGCGCACCTGTGGGAGCATCCGCCGGTCGAGGAGGCCAAGCGGTACGTCAAGGCGATGGGGGGCCGCACGGCGACGGTCGCCAAGGCGAAGGCGTTCGCGGGGAGCGGCGATCTGCGGTTCGCGGTGACGCTGCTCAATCATGTGGTGTTCGCCGACCCGGGCCACAAGGCGGCCAAGAGTGAACTCGCCAAGCTGTACACGAAGTTGGGGCAGGCTTCGGAGAACGCCGTGTGGCGGAACTTCTATCTGGTGGGCGCCCAGGAGCTGCGTGAGGGTGTGCGGGACTCCCCGACGTCCGTGACGAGCGCGGACATGCTGATGGCTCTGTCGGTGGACCAGTTGATCGACTCCGTGGCGGTCCGGATCAACGGCCCCAGGGCGTGGGAGCTGAAGCTGCGGATGGACTGGAGTCTTCCGGCGCTCGGGAAGGTCTGGCATCTGACGCTGCGGAACGGTGTGTTGACGTATCGCAGCGACGCGGAGAAGAACCCGGACGCGGGCGTCACCCTCACCATGACCAAGCCCCAGCTGCTCGCCATGCTGGGCGGCAAGGGGCTCGGGGACATCGAGGTGGAGGGTGACGCCTCGCTGCTGTCCGATCTGCTCGGCGTGGTGGACAAGCCGGATCCGGCCTTCGCCATCGTCACGCCGTAG
- a CDS encoding ANTAR domain-containing response regulator has product MTSPESPQPVADDDDKSHVPPLTTRVVIAEDEALIRLDLKEMLEEEGYSVVGEAGDGQKAVELAREHKPDLVILDVKMPVLDGISAAEKIAEESIAPVLMLTAFSQRDLVERARDAGAMAYLVKPFSKSDVVPAIEMAVSRFTELKTLEKEVADLTQRLETRKLVDRAKSILQTEYGLTEPAAFRWIQKTSMDRRLSMQQVAEAVIEDADEKKASKGQ; this is encoded by the coding sequence GTGACTTCCCCCGAGTCGCCCCAGCCCGTAGCCGATGACGACGACAAGTCGCACGTGCCTCCGCTGACGACCCGTGTCGTCATCGCCGAGGACGAGGCTCTTATCCGGCTCGACCTCAAGGAAATGCTCGAGGAGGAGGGCTACAGCGTCGTCGGCGAGGCCGGAGACGGCCAGAAAGCCGTCGAGCTGGCCCGGGAGCACAAGCCCGACCTGGTGATCCTGGACGTGAAGATGCCCGTCCTCGACGGCATCTCGGCGGCCGAGAAGATCGCCGAGGAGAGCATCGCCCCGGTCCTCATGCTCACCGCCTTCTCGCAGCGTGACCTCGTCGAGCGGGCCAGGGACGCGGGCGCGATGGCGTACCTGGTGAAGCCGTTCAGCAAGAGCGACGTCGTCCCGGCCATCGAGATGGCCGTCTCGCGCTTCACGGAGCTGAAGACGCTGGAGAAGGAGGTCGCCGACCTCACCCAGCGCCTGGAGACCCGCAAGCTGGTGGACCGCGCCAAGTCGATCCTGCAGACCGAGTACGGCCTCACCGAGCCCGCCGCGTTCCGCTGGATCCAGAAGACGTCGATGGACCGCCGGCTTTCCATGCAGCAGGTCGCGGAGGCCGTCATCGAGGACGCCGACGAGAAGAAGGCGTCCAAGGGGCAGTAG
- a CDS encoding ABC transporter ATP-binding protein, with amino-acid sequence MTTLLEVEDLKVAYGKIEAVKGISFKVEAGEVVTLIGTNGAGKTTTLRTLSGLLKPVGGSIKFNGKPLRKYRADQIVALGLAHSPEGRHIFPRMTIENNLRLGAYLRGDKAGIEKDIKRAYELFPILGERSKQAAGTLSGGEQQMLAMGRALMSQPKLLMLDEPSMGLSPIMMQRIMATIAELKSQGTTILLVEQNAQAALSLADHGHVMEVGKIVLSGSGNDLLHDESVRKAYLGED; translated from the coding sequence ATGACCACACTGCTCGAAGTCGAAGACCTCAAAGTCGCCTACGGCAAGATCGAAGCCGTCAAAGGCATCTCTTTCAAGGTCGAAGCCGGCGAGGTCGTCACTCTGATCGGCACCAACGGCGCGGGAAAGACCACCACCCTGCGCACGCTCTCCGGCCTTCTCAAGCCGGTCGGCGGCTCCATCAAATTCAACGGGAAACCGCTGCGGAAATACCGCGCCGACCAGATCGTCGCGCTCGGTCTCGCCCACTCCCCCGAGGGGCGGCACATTTTTCCGCGCATGACGATCGAGAACAATCTCCGGCTCGGCGCGTATCTCCGCGGCGACAAAGCGGGCATCGAAAAGGACATCAAGCGCGCCTACGAGCTCTTCCCCATTCTCGGGGAGCGCAGCAAGCAGGCCGCGGGCACTCTCTCCGGCGGTGAGCAGCAAATGCTCGCCATGGGGCGCGCCCTGATGTCCCAGCCGAAACTGCTCATGCTCGACGAGCCCTCCATGGGCCTTTCGCCGATCATGATGCAGCGGATCATGGCGACGATCGCCGAGCTCAAATCCCAGGGCACGACCATCCTGCTCGTCGAGCAGAACGCCCAGGCGGCGCTCTCCCTCGCCGACCACGGCCATGTCATGGAGGTCGGCAAGATCGTCCTGTCGGGCTCGGGGAACGATCTGCTGCACGACGAGTCGGTGCGCAAGGCGTACCTCGGCGAGGACTGA
- a CDS encoding SIMPL domain-containing protein: MDDTTTPTPYGTPDAPRLAVKGEAHLEVDPEIARIGITVSARGSDRRDALNDLTRRNAAVLDLIKSYGDAVEKLETGAFSITPELTKRGKGERVRTYHGRVTVTAELTDFTALGELTTRIADLELTRVDGPWWSLRPGSPAHREARQQAVREAVQRGREYAQALGAGLAALVELADIGAENAAPYGYGGAPAMRSVAYGGAADMAQEAAPLDLEPQRQRVYAQVNARFTMTPPQL; encoded by the coding sequence ATGGATGACACGACCACCCCCACTCCGTATGGCACCCCCGACGCCCCGCGCCTTGCCGTCAAGGGCGAGGCGCACCTGGAAGTCGACCCCGAGATCGCTCGCATCGGCATCACCGTGAGCGCGCGCGGCAGCGACCGGCGTGACGCCCTGAACGACCTGACGCGGCGCAACGCCGCCGTCCTCGACCTCATCAAGTCGTACGGCGACGCGGTGGAGAAGCTGGAGACCGGGGCCTTCTCCATCACCCCCGAACTCACCAAGCGGGGCAAGGGCGAACGCGTCCGCACCTACCACGGGCGGGTCACCGTCACCGCCGAGCTCACCGACTTCACCGCGCTCGGTGAACTCACCACGCGCATCGCCGACTTGGAGCTGACCCGCGTTGACGGGCCGTGGTGGTCGCTGCGGCCCGGCTCGCCCGCCCACCGCGAGGCCCGCCAGCAGGCGGTCAGGGAGGCGGTGCAGCGGGGCCGGGAGTACGCCCAGGCGCTGGGGGCGGGGCTCGCCGCCCTGGTGGAGCTCGCCGACATCGGCGCGGAGAACGCGGCGCCGTACGGCTACGGGGGTGCGCCGGCCATGCGCTCGGTCGCGTACGGCGGCGCCGCCGACATGGCCCAGGAGGCGGCACCCCTGGACCTCGAACCCCAGCGGCAGCGCGTCTACGCACAGGTCAACGCGCGCTTCACCATGACGCCTCCGCAGCTGTAG
- a CDS encoding branched-chain amino acid ABC transporter permease, protein MTTQTTAADAPSPKQDDTPTGLIAIPAGTARAMATGGGILTVISTFLAWTWTSAFPGDLTVYGYPGGLQVLVLIVGALTALLGLASYGVKGVRAIAPGGADAALKYAALAAFATTWYTLIAISYQLGGLANLEVGGWVAGVATLTALLGALGLPFKRPHIYPVDPEDSGSEQFKHRMRNAMTVFKGAFAAEAPPTPRKLSSYIEILIIIAALAVGLLVFTYGIGTEYDELFIGFLVTVGFGFAALSKAGLVAQVSTYTGRHRNVTLAGAFAAAAAFPFTQSDDQYATIGVYILIFATVALGLNIVVGLAGLLDLGYVAFLGVGAYAASMVSGSPSSPFDVHLPFWGAILVGAGASLVFGVLIGAPTLRLRGDYLAIVTLGFGEIFRLVAMNSDGTSGPDITNGSNGISSIPNLNILGFDLGIEHSIGGFTIGRFANYFFLMLLITFVVVLVFRRSENSRIGRAWVAIREDETAALAMGINGFRVKLIAFALGASLAGLAGTVQAHVTYTVTPEQYQFANTVPPNSAFLLAAVVLGGMGTISGPLVGAALLYLIPSKLSFLGDYQLFAFGLALVLLMRFRPEGLIPNRRRQLEFHEAELAPGETPPPTVLSKTGA, encoded by the coding sequence ATGACCACACAGACCACTGCGGCCGACGCGCCAAGCCCGAAGCAGGACGACACCCCCACCGGCCTCATAGCCATCCCCGCGGGCACCGCCCGCGCGATGGCGACCGGCGGCGGCATCCTCACCGTCATCTCCACGTTCCTCGCCTGGACCTGGACCTCGGCGTTCCCCGGCGACCTCACCGTCTACGGCTACCCCGGTGGCCTCCAGGTGCTCGTCCTCATCGTCGGCGCCCTGACCGCGCTCCTCGGCCTCGCCTCGTACGGAGTCAAGGGCGTACGCGCCATCGCTCCCGGCGGAGCCGACGCGGCGCTCAAGTACGCGGCGCTCGCCGCCTTCGCCACCACCTGGTACACGCTCATCGCGATCAGCTACCAGCTCGGCGGGCTCGCCAACCTCGAGGTCGGCGGCTGGGTGGCCGGCGTCGCCACGCTCACCGCCCTGCTCGGCGCCCTCGGCCTGCCCTTCAAGCGGCCGCACATCTACCCGGTCGACCCCGAGGACAGCGGCAGCGAGCAGTTCAAGCACCGCATGCGCAACGCGATGACCGTCTTCAAGGGCGCGTTCGCCGCCGAGGCGCCGCCCACGCCGCGCAAGCTCTCCTCGTACATCGAGATCCTGATCATCATCGCGGCGCTCGCCGTGGGCCTGCTGGTCTTCACCTACGGCATCGGGACCGAGTACGACGAGCTCTTCATCGGCTTCCTGGTCACCGTCGGGTTCGGCTTCGCCGCGCTCTCCAAGGCGGGGCTCGTCGCCCAGGTCTCCACGTACACCGGGCGGCACCGCAACGTCACGCTCGCCGGTGCGTTCGCCGCCGCGGCGGCCTTCCCGTTCACCCAGAGCGACGACCAGTACGCCACCATCGGCGTGTACATCCTGATCTTTGCGACCGTGGCCCTCGGCCTGAACATCGTCGTCGGCCTCGCTGGGCTCCTCGACCTCGGATACGTCGCCTTCCTCGGCGTCGGCGCGTACGCAGCGTCCATGGTGTCCGGATCGCCCTCGTCGCCCTTCGACGTGCACCTGCCGTTCTGGGGAGCCATCCTCGTCGGCGCGGGCGCATCGCTGGTCTTCGGTGTGCTGATCGGCGCGCCTACGCTGCGGCTTCGCGGCGACTACCTGGCCATCGTGACGCTCGGCTTCGGTGAGATCTTCCGGCTCGTCGCCATGAACTCCGACGGCACGTCGGGCCCGGACATCACCAACGGCTCGAACGGCATCTCCTCGATCCCGAACCTCAACATCCTCGGGTTCGACCTCGGCATCGAGCACAGCATCGGCGGCTTCACCATCGGCCGCTTCGCGAACTACTTCTTCCTGATGCTGCTCATCACCTTCGTTGTCGTCCTGGTCTTCCGGCGCAGCGAGAACTCCCGCATCGGGCGCGCCTGGGTCGCCATCCGCGAGGACGAGACCGCGGCGCTCGCCATGGGCATCAACGGCTTCCGCGTGAAGCTCATCGCCTTCGCGCTCGGCGCCTCGCTCGCCGGGCTCGCGGGAACGGTGCAGGCGCACGTCACCTACACCGTCACGCCCGAGCAGTACCAGTTCGCCAACACGGTCCCGCCGAACTCGGCGTTCCTGCTCGCCGCCGTCGTCCTCGGCGGCATGGGCACCATCAGCGGACCGCTGGTCGGTGCGGCACTGCTCTACCTGATCCCGAGCAAGCTGTCGTTCCTCGGCGACTACCAGCTGTTCGCCTTCGGCCTCGCGCTCGTGCTCCTCATGCGCTTCCGCCCCGAGGGCCTGATCCCCAACCGCCGCCGCCAGCTCGAGTTCCACGAGGCCGAACTGGCCCCCGGCGAGACGCCGCCTCCCACAGTCCTCAGCAAGACAGGGGCCTGA
- the pyk gene encoding pyruvate kinase — translation MRRAKIVCTLGPATDSYDQIKALVEAGMDVARFNLSHGSYADHEERYQRVRKASDESGRSVGVLADLQGPKIRLGRFSEGPVLLERGDEFTITVEEGVQGDRQTCGTTYGGLAEDVTPGERILVDDGKVTLEVTAVDGPRVTTTVVEGGMVSDNKGLNLPGVAVSVPALSEKDEADLRWALRSGFDVIALSFVRSGRDIEDVHRIMDEEGRRLPVIAKVEKPQAVENIEDIVAAFDGIMVARGDLGVEMPLEQVPIVQKRAIKLAKRNAKPVIVATQMLDSMIDNSRPTRAEASDVANAVIDGTDAVMLSGETSVGKYPIETVRTMGRIVEAAEEDILAKGLPPLTERSKPRTQGGAVARAAAEMGDFLGAKFLVAFTQSGDTVRRLSRYRSPIPLLAFTPDRATRSQLNLTWGVETFLGPHVESTDAMVDQVDELLLKIGRCERGDIVVITAGSPPGVPGSTNLVRIHRIGEDDNPK, via the coding sequence ATGCGCCGAGCAAAAATCGTTTGTACCCTGGGCCCCGCCACGGACTCGTACGACCAGATCAAGGCACTGGTCGAAGCCGGAATGGACGTGGCCCGCTTCAACCTCAGCCACGGCTCGTACGCCGATCACGAGGAGCGCTACCAGCGCGTACGCAAGGCCTCCGACGAGAGCGGCCGCAGCGTCGGCGTCCTCGCCGACCTTCAAGGCCCGAAGATCCGCCTCGGCCGCTTCAGCGAAGGTCCCGTACTTCTCGAACGGGGCGACGAGTTCACCATCACCGTCGAAGAGGGCGTCCAGGGCGACCGCCAGACCTGTGGGACGACCTACGGCGGCCTCGCCGAGGACGTCACCCCGGGCGAGCGCATCCTTGTGGACGACGGCAAAGTGACCCTGGAGGTCACCGCGGTCGACGGGCCCCGCGTCACGACCACGGTCGTCGAGGGCGGCATGGTCTCCGACAACAAGGGCCTCAACCTCCCCGGCGTCGCGGTCTCCGTGCCCGCCCTCTCCGAGAAGGACGAGGCGGACCTGCGCTGGGCCCTGCGTTCAGGATTCGACGTCATCGCCCTGTCCTTCGTACGCAGCGGACGCGACATCGAGGACGTCCACCGGATCATGGACGAGGAGGGCCGCAGGCTCCCCGTGATCGCCAAGGTGGAGAAGCCGCAGGCGGTCGAGAACATCGAGGACATCGTCGCCGCCTTCGACGGCATCATGGTCGCCCGCGGCGACCTGGGCGTCGAAATGCCCCTGGAGCAGGTGCCGATCGTCCAGAAGCGCGCCATCAAACTCGCCAAGCGCAACGCCAAGCCGGTCATCGTCGCCACCCAGATGCTCGACTCGATGATCGACAACTCCCGCCCGACGCGCGCCGAGGCGTCCGACGTCGCCAACGCCGTGATCGACGGCACGGACGCGGTGATGCTCTCCGGCGAGACCAGCGTCGGCAAGTACCCCATCGAGACGGTCCGCACGATGGGCCGCATCGTCGAGGCCGCCGAAGAGGACATCCTCGCCAAGGGTCTGCCGCCGCTGACCGAGCGGAGCAAGCCGCGCACGCAGGGCGGTGCGGTGGCCCGCGCGGCCGCCGAGATGGGCGACTTCCTCGGCGCCAAGTTCCTCGTCGCCTTCACCCAGTCCGGCGACACGGTCCGCCGCCTCTCGCGCTACCGCTCGCCGATCCCGCTCCTCGCCTTCACCCCGGACCGGGCGACGCGCTCGCAACTGAACCTCACCTGGGGCGTGGAGACCTTCCTCGGCCCGCACGTCGAGTCCACCGACGCGATGGTCGACCAGGTCGACGAACTGCTCCTCAAGATCGGCCGCTGCGAGCGCGGCGACATCGTGGTCATCACGGCGGGCTCCCCGCCCGGCGTCCCCGGCTCGACGAACCTCGTCCGCATCCACCGCATCGGCGAGGACGACAACCCCAAGTAG
- a CDS encoding ABC transporter ATP-binding protein yields the protein MTTDTTTSKGSAAAAPAGETVLDARGVTMRFGGLTAVRSVDLQVNSGEIVGLIGPNGAGKTTFFNCLTGLYIPSEGEVRYKGNVLPSKSFKVTAAGVARTFQNIRLFANMSVLENVLVGRHTRTKEGLWSALLRGPGFHKAEATSKARAMELLEFVGLADKAEHLSRNLPYGEQRKLEIARALASEPGLLLLDEPTAGMNPQETRATEELVFAIRDMGIAVLVIEHDMRFIFNLCDRVAVLVQGEKLVEGDSETVQQDDRVIAAYLGEPFEGDPGSTETGGSGDEENH from the coding sequence ATGACCACCGACACCACCACCAGCAAGGGCAGCGCCGCCGCGGCGCCGGCCGGCGAGACCGTCCTGGACGCCCGGGGCGTCACCATGCGCTTCGGCGGCCTGACCGCCGTGCGCTCGGTCGACCTCCAGGTCAACAGCGGCGAGATCGTCGGCCTGATCGGCCCGAACGGCGCGGGCAAGACGACCTTCTTCAACTGCCTCACCGGCCTCTACATCCCCTCCGAGGGCGAGGTCCGGTACAAGGGCAACGTCCTGCCCAGCAAGTCCTTCAAGGTCACCGCGGCCGGCGTGGCCCGCACCTTCCAGAACATCCGTCTCTTCGCCAACATGTCGGTCCTGGAGAACGTCCTGGTCGGCCGCCACACGCGGACGAAGGAAGGCCTCTGGTCGGCCCTCCTGCGCGGCCCCGGCTTCCACAAGGCGGAGGCCACGTCCAAGGCCCGCGCCATGGAGCTCCTGGAGTTCGTCGGCCTCGCCGACAAGGCGGAGCACCTCTCGCGCAACCTGCCCTACGGCGAGCAGCGCAAGCTGGAGATCGCCCGCGCGCTGGCCAGCGAGCCGGGCCTGCTCCTCCTGGACGAGCCGACCGCGGGCATGAACCCGCAGGAGACCCGGGCCACCGAGGAACTCGTCTTCGCCATCCGGGACATGGGCATCGCCGTCCTCGTCATCGAGCACGACATGCGCTTCATCTTCAACCTGTGCGACCGCGTCGCCGTGCTCGTCCAGGGCGAGAAGCTCGTCGAGGGTGACAGCGAGACCGTCCAGCAGGACGACCGCGTCATCGCCGCGTATCTGGGCGAGCCCTTCGAAGGAGACCCCGGCAGCACGGAGACCGGCGGCTCGGGCGACGAGGAGAACCACTGA